The Xiphophorus couchianus chromosome 6, X_couchianus-1.0, whole genome shotgun sequence genomic interval ttaagggtttgaagaaacattttactttacattccaagattttttttcttttttctgattcttctttttctttcttagctTGCAGCTGTGCTTCTTGGctgaagaaagttttcaaaatctCAGCTAACACAACAACTTTACAGTCCTGCATTTTGATTCTCCAAATCTCCTGACAGCTTGTTAAAATATTGATCACCAGTTACTGCTTTCCTTAGAAAACTACGCAGGTTTCACATTGAGGTACAGAACCGCATACAcacggtgtgtgtgtttggcacTATGCTATAAATGAGTGGCATATAGGCTGCTTATACAATCATCTTCATAGCCTGTCTAACCTTTTGCAGTTACTATGGAAACcttggcacaaaaaaaaaaaaaaatcaggttacCATGAGCAGGTGCATATGAAGTGCAATGTGATTGTTTGTACCCCGGTGTGTTGATGCAATCTGACTGCAAGGCTGAGAGACAACATGCCCCTTTACAGTGTAATTAACTTCATCTGGAATGGTAGCCTTAAGTACacttaataaagtttttaagtgcaagttttttcccctcccatggaaaaaattaaaaatgtaaaatatgtcatCGGGTGCAAAAGAGCTAAAGAAGTAGGACAAGTTGCACGCTAAAGTAAAGAGGAGACTGTACGTGTGTGATGCCCTACAAGATGGCAAAGGCATTTTGATGCACTGCACCAAATTTAGAACAAAACACCTTAGAGCCCCAGACCACATCACTATCCTCCCACCTGCACCCCCTCCCTGCAACTTGTACTtcaagactaaaaacaaaaaaggcagaACATCGAGACCACAGCCCAGTCTAACACATAACATGCATGAATACAAGCACAAACTCTCTCATGTCAACTTAAAACATGCATCTTGTTCAAAATGCACTTAAGGCAGAGCGCCAGTCTGTTTGCATgtatattaaaaatgattcGCTGTTGTTGACTAAATGTAAATGTGCGGCTTCTCCCTTCCTGCTCAGGATGCGGACAACAACTTtcagccattttttattttatttattattttttttgtcgggatgtttgttgttggagcctaacaagaaaactgttcccAGGTCGCCGCGGAGCGGCGGCTTCCGGTGAACCCAGAGCTAGTTTGGAGGAGGGTAAAACGATCCCAGATCAGTGTCTCTGTCGGTGTCAAGCCTGCTCTCGCGCTCGCTCGCAGCGCCGCCAGCCTCGCGATAGCCTCGTCTACCGACACTGGAATCAAAGCTCCGCTCGCGAGCTGGATGCTGCTGACAGGCGCGCGCTGTGCGGTCATCATGCAAAGGTTACACTGGATCCGTGTCAAGAAGCCGCTCCCCCGCAGGACCCTCTGGGGCGACAACATGCGAGACGTCTAGCGGCGACGAAGACGGGACTGACGTCTCTCCCCTTACTCTTCTCCCaggttttcttgtcttttcgcGGTCGTGTTCGGCTGCGGCAGgtgccaaaaaaacaaaaacaaaaaaaaaaacgatgaaCGCGATAAGTTCGAGATTTCCGCGAACGGCAGTGTGTGCTCTGGCTCCTCTCGGCGGTAAAGTGGCTTCATGAGTGTCCAAAGTAACAGTGGAAGTGGTGGTGGAAGTTTGGAGGCGACGCCATCTTGGTCGCAGCTCTCCTCGTCCCCTACGATTTCTCAACAACACATAACGGCGACCGCAAAGAGCAGGGAAGGTACTGAAACGCCTCGCCGAGGGCTTGACCCGCTCCCGTTTTAATGAGAAGGTGTCATTTTTATCGTGAGACGGAGGCCTTTTCGGTGGTTGGGAAGCTAACGTTTTGCTgagggggaaaagaaaagaagaagagagagaggaaaaaatggatgTGAAGTTCACTGATGCCGTGAATTGGAAGCCAAACGTCAGCTGTCAGTTCAGTTTAATGCCAGCTCTAAGTAGCAGCGAGCTAAATCACCATGTTTCCTCAGAGGCTGCAGCTAGCTTGTTGACTTGTTTGTGTAGCTTCCAGGTTGAAGCCGTATCAGTGTTGCACTTAGTATCATTTGCCTCCTGTCACTTTGTAGATAAACAACGTAAACTGTGCATGCATCTATTAATGCATAGTTCTGCACGTCCCtgccattattattatcattattaacaCGACAGCAGGCCGCTAATGGTACTTTTCAActagttagttttttttgtggatgCATCTGTATTTTTCCTCCGCCTTGTTTTTTGACGTATTTTTTGTGTATGAGGGGTTCGGGTGGAAAAGTAATTTACTCCTAGACAGTGTGGATGGATAAACCGTGATAAGTGGCAACAGCTGGTTTTAACGTCACAGCTTGATCCATTAGTAATAAGGGGCACGATCTGCAACGTTAAAATATTCAGAGCTTTTGTAGTGTTGACAAGTTGATTTCtaagaaatgttatatttttttgtcaaaactgtTCGAGTGACATACTGTACCTCGACGAAAAGAACCCAACAATGAAGCAGTATGAAGCTCGAGCTGCTTTGCATTTCAATCAACCCCCAAATCACTTTCTATTCTGTCCGAGGGTAACCTCTGCTACGTGCTTCATAAGGGTTTCATAATCTCCATTATGCCTTTTAAGGCCTGCCCCAGTGCCAGTAGCTGTGTAAAGATGACAGCCTGGAAATGTCCAATAAGGAAACAAACACTTGGAGCAGTAGGGAGCAGAGCAGCTGTGTTACCTCTCCTCTGTGTGGAAACTGGTTGTACCAGATCAAAGCCCCCCGTCATACAGGCACACATGAGTTTCTTTCTACATGTGACAGGCCGAACGTAACTGTGTGTCTGGAATACGGCTCACCACTGatgattgtgatttttttttctaaaggtaTATCTGGGCTTTTGCTTAGCTGGAATagcctttgtttattttattttttttttagcagtgtaAGCGCCACTGATGCACACATGTAGCATTTTAATTAGACATGCTGTGAAAGGCCtggttgtttttgctttatgcttcttttttttctttacgaGTTTAGGTTAACGTAGTTCTAATTGTACAGCTTTAACTCTGCTATTCTAGATGCTTCTAGCGTCTCCGGATGCATAAATGTCAGTGTCTTGTGTGGAGCTGTTGTTTTGACTGCTTGGTGTGATGATACCGTGGGTTAGCTGGTGGAAAGTTTTTGTGTGGACAGACTGGAAGGCTGACTTCACCCACTCTCGCCTTTTCGCTTCCTGACTTCCCAGTGCTGCCGTGACCTTTCTGCTCAGTTTGGAAATGCTCTGACACTAATCTGCTGCACCTTCCACCACacacattcttcttcttcttcttctttttcttttaaagaaccACCTTCCATCCATttggtttttacttttctaCGTTTACTTCCTACTGTTGACATTTTCAGGTCTATCTTGAGTTGATTTTCTATTgtatttcttttgtgtgtgtgtgtttgtgtgtgtcactGAATTGACTAAAATGGCAACACCTGTATGCTTTTATAACAGGAGCgatggaggagctgcacagcTTGGACCCCAGGAgacaggagctgctggaggccAGGTTTACAGGAACTGTCAGCGGCAATACGGGAGGCAGCACTGGAAGCGCCAGTGGAGGTGCAAAGGTAATGGCAGCAACCCCACCTCCCCTCATAAGACTGCTTATGAGCTGATATGTATTCAGTATGTTTAGATTCCTCATACGAATGTAACAAATAGAGAAGCAACAAAGAGTCGGCCAGTAATTGGTTTTCCGCTGACTAATTTCGTAATCGATTAATACAGACTCCAAATaaaggcaatttgctgaaaacCCCCAAAATATTCAGAGTAGTAATTAATTAccaaaactgtagaaaaaaaaatctacattttgtatttaagataaaaaacactttgtgtaaatatgttctacccaaaactcctcaagtggcctaatttagcttcacctggtaaAAATTGACTAAAGGAACGctacattattacattttaggcaataaaatatttatattcttattttaaacataagctgaattgtgtatttttagtaTTGAACAAAAAGGATTAAGCTGTTCACtaaataatctgtaaaatgCACCAATATTTTATCCAGTTAattcagaataattgatagaataattgattactgcAATAATCATTAGTACAGAGATGTAAGAAtgaaatttaaacaatattgtATTTTCCATGGTAtaagatgttaaatattttgttatagagagtaaaaagtattttttaaaaattagctgGAAGGCTGAATGTATTACAGTAAAACTGCCCATTCCTCCCACACTGACTCTAATCGCTAATATAAGATGCTaaagacagttttaaaatgtcaaccctataatcattttgtatttgttttaaattagtgAAACACTGGCAACTCTCACAGACACGGTGTGACATAATGTCTCCTCTGAATATAAATAATGACCACCCACAGTATGACGGCTACAGAAGCATTTGATATGCtgtcctgttttttcttcttatatCACTGTGTTATAGTTTTTGACAAGAGATTATACTCGGCAACTCtaaactttgcaaaaaaaccaaaaacaatctgaaatcaGTTTGAGCATTCTGATTCGTGCATCTCTTGTAACAAACATCAGCTCAATTGAAAATTAATCCATAATAAAATAGTCTCCACTTTTGGTGCATTTAATGAATGGGGGGATAGGGGAATACTTGTAGCTCACCGATCAAagctaacaggaggaaaaattACAGATTTCAATCACATACAAATCGATTAGTGCATTACTAGAGACtactctttttcattttagacACTGGAAccttatttaaatacattttctcacgCTAAACGCTCCATGATGAAATGGTAACAAGTGACGATTAGCTTAAAATCAACTTCAAGACAAAACACTCAGATGCACGACTTCAGCATGATCCAAACTGTATTCAAAAGACTAAATTTAAAGCTACTTTAATCCCAGAAATAAAAGTCCAGCCCCAGCTCCCCACGCTGGAAAATCAAGTTAAAGGTTCCCGTTTTCCTAAAAAGGACTCTTAAGTTCCTGGAAATGTTCATGCGTTGGGGGAGAAACGTCAAGTGACACACCTACTCACTAAGAATCTGCATTCCTGTCAGGCGTGTCAGACTGCAGGCCTGCCGCCAGCGCCTGTTTCTCTATTCTGCGCGTTTCTGTAAAAGTCACTGAGCTTGCACAACACACCTGTACAGACTGTTCTCCCGTTCGctgacctgtgtgtgtgtgtgtctctctgcgTAGGGTCTGGCTAACGAATCCTCAAACCACAGCTACGGGAGTCTGGGGTCATCCAGTGACAAGGAGTCGGAGGTAAACCCCACACACAGAGATCTTCACGCACGTCCTTTCTCACGCAAAGACACAAAAGCTGAGTTTCTAACATGTACGCACACATAAAGTGTTGTTATGCACCAGCCGCTCTTCGctctgtctctccctccacttccACCTCCaccttcttttctcttcctaGAACTCTGATTTGAAAAGAGGGAGCTCCCCTGCCTACTCAGTATGTACTCtttcttcctgctgctctttCCTGCTGAACACCCTGCACTGCGCTCTGCTTTGTTAGGTAAAACGCAAgggatttatgttttttttttttttttttgtcttttctttctcctgctcCTTTCATAAAATATCGATTGTCAGACCCCGGAGAAGAAGCACTCCGAGTCGTCCAGGGGCCGGAAGAGGAAAGCCGATACATATTCTGAGAGCAGTCAAGGtatgttgcattaaaatgctGGGATTCACGCTAACTTAATCACCCAGCAGCttcctttaaaatgtaataaggGTTTaagcgattaattgattattgggTTGTCAACTCGTTTAGAAATCAATTAATCCTTAACTGgaatatacagactcaaaaaaagccatttgctgaaagaacaagatATTCATAGCAGTGATTAaatcaaaactacaaaatactgacattttgcatttcatgattaataaaaaaatttaaaaaacgtGTAAAAAATTTTAACCCAGGACTCAAGTGGCAGAGTTTTAGCTTTATCTGGCTCAgattctttaacaaaaacaaaatctcataTTAAGCACCGTTTGCAATCTAGTTAGTAATTGGTAATGCAAAACATAATCTATAGATGATTACAGGAATgttatgttgttgcattttaggtaataaaatgtttaatttcctatttaaaaatggaaaggaatagttttttttgcttcttttaatgtatttctaatagtGTTTAAAGGAGGCTTGAGTATTTACCCCAAATATTCAGAATGTGCTATTTTTCATATACATaggattaatcgattaatcctCCTAACAATcgattaataaatataattctgCTGTTTGGTTTCCAGGGAAGACTTCTACGCGTGGGCCGAAGATCAGCGACTTCTTTGACGTGAGtaattcatttgttgttttttttaaaagtctggaaTCCTGATCATTTGAAGCTGAATGTTAATTTGAGGGTTTCTGCAAAGTTTCAGGGAGGAAACGGCTCCAGTCCGGTCAGAGGCCTCCCATCGGCTCGCCGCTCCCCACAGAGCTCGCAGTCGGCCCCGGGCTTAATTGTACGCGTCTCCCTAAGAGTTAAATCGGACCGCAGATTTCTTGTGCGGCGTGTGCGCGACATCGTACCGTTtcccttgtgtgtgtttgcagatcCGTCAGAACAGCTCCTCTCCCACCAGCCTGTGTTTCGCCGAGCACAGTCTCAAAGCTTCTTTAAGCAAATGTGTCCAggtttgagaagaaaaaaaaacccatagcacactttttgtttttagatcatTCACATCCTTTCTCTCACTGCGGGCCAGCGGACGTCTTAGAAGTATGTTTCTGTTGCCTTTGCAGACGGAGCTGACGGGCCTGAAGCTTGCGGCCCTGGAGAGCAACAAGAGTCTggacctggaaaaaaaagaagggcgGATAGACGACTTGCTCAGAGTGAGTTCTGTCTCTGCAGTAAAATGTAGCAGGGTTCTCGAGATTcttgaaatgtttgaatttcaaTTAGGTGTTTGCAATATTTGGAAAGGGTctgatttctttaaatgttgtatattcaaactgcaaagttttgtaataaattgcAATCTTAACGTTTTATTAAAAACCTACATTTAGAAAGCATTATTCACAGTTAAAATCGTGTATTTAAAGATAAGAAGACACTCAcgttttttcctctctgtctgaagttaaatcagaccaaatgtCTCTTGggttaggtcagttagaatgaccaaaataatttctttctgataaatgccagaaaatgaagcaaaaatattttcttaaagatttttttagaaCTTTCTCAAACCAGTCAGGTGTCCAGAGGGTCTAAGGGAGACAGTTTGCtatattttggattattttatcCCTGCTGTAGAATATATAATACTATCAGAAGACATTAACAATACCAGCGGGAAAAGTGTACGAACTCTGATTTAGTGTTCTCCCACTTCATCATACACAGGTAAATGTACAGAAACATGTTCTACTGCTTCATAAATCCAGCACTTTGGCTGGAAAGCTGGGACTTTATAAGCAGCCATCTCAGCAAAGTTTCTAcgtttaaaaaattttttttttatcacatctAATTGtttcagataattaaaaaaaaaatcctgacaccagacaaagataacctgagtaaaaatagaatgtagttttcaaatgctgattttattattcTACAATAATTCTCTCAGATTATCTTTGACTAGCAACAAAGCTAGCTTCATCTGAAACCTCCCATGTCTGAAACATGTTATGAGTGCGTCATAACACATGCGTACAGAAAAGCAATGTAAGCAACTTTCACACTGACGATCACTTTTTTTCATGGACGTGAAAATGggtgtgattttaaaaattatcctTCCTTGGTGGATCATGAAAGTCCACCTACAACAGGCATCTGTTATGGTTCAGTCAAGGCTGCGATCTGATACGTGGGATCGGGTCGGTTTCATGACGCGCCTCTCGTCTTCGTTTGTAACAGGCCAACTGTGACCTTCGGAGACAGATTGATGAACAGCAAAAACTCCTGGAGAAATACAAAGAGAGACTCAACAAGTGCATCACCATGAGCAAGAAGCTGCTCATAGAGAAGGTAGTCTTCACATGCATGCCCCACCTTCACCTGAGCGACGTCCTTCAAATCAAGGGAAATTGGTGTCAGACGTTTGCAgtacatttgtgcagcaaaaagttttgtttgtccctcttgtcattttaaaattttttaataaacgtTCCTAGAGACCATCAAAGGTCAACCGGCCCCCTCCAGGCTCCCACTTAcgaaatcaaacaaattttgtgTCAATCAAAtgtgcagcaaacattttagctgcacaaacataaaaagcttatttgtatacattttgtttgtgtaactactggaaacctttattttaatcttaagaattaaaatggcacaaattATGTAGCATAGTtatgtaataaaattacaagaataaagtcaaaaaaaatACCAGCATAAAGTCAAAAcgttttgagaataaagttgtgataTTCCAGGAATACAGTCGTTCTACGAGAATAGAGGCGTTGAATTCCGACTTTATTCTTCTAACATTATgacttaattttatattttatacttcaTCATACACAGTTGATTGACACagtattttgtttgattttgtaaacGCGGACTAGCTGGTTGACCTTTGTgaccaattttatttaatttgaagaaagtgGGAGGCAGACTTCACTCTTGTACCACTTTCTGCATAAACGTTATTGGAAAGCGTCATAGCTTACCACTGTAACCaagtttaatgtttcatttattcaatGTTGTTGTTCATGTTGAAGATGTCTATGTTGAAAGGCTCTtcttatttgttgtgttttgtactttttggCGTTGTTCTTCAAGGCCACAGATCTTTGAGGGTGTGTGGGGTTCCCCAGTGTGTAACTCTGTTTTCTTTGAGCTGGAAGAGAAACTCCATCCTCCCtcggctcataccgctgggaAACCTTCATCTTGTCTTGTTTTCGTCCAACAGAGCACCCAGGAAAAGCAGTCGAGTCGCGAGAAGAGCATGCGGGACCGGCTCCGACTCGGGCACTTCACCACGGTCCGACATGGCGCGTCCTACACGGAGCAGTGGACCGACGGATACGCATTCCAGAACCTGATCAAGTGAGGATTACTGTCAAAAACATTGTTTCCAAACGACCTCAGCTTCTGCTTTAGTTGTAATTCTCTTGTTTCGCTTCACAAGATCATGCGCCTGTCACTTTTTTGGGTTGTTTGGATCCTAATTTATCAtctcttttgctgtttttctgtcgCCCAGGCAACAGGAGAGCATCAACCAGCAGAGGGAGGATATTGAGCGGCAGAGGAAGCTGCTGGCAAAGCGGAAACCTCCGAACCCGGCGTCCCCCTCGCTGTCGGTGGCGTCCACCTCTGAACCGAAGCAGCGCAAAACTAAAGTGGTCAACGGCAACGACTCTGACCCCTTCCTCAAGCCTTCCCTGCCCCAGCTGTGAGTCCACAAAAATAACCGTCTGCCGTAACGGGAAGATGCCGGAACGTACAGAACGGGGTGGCCGCTTGCCGACTATTTATACTTGCTTAAAATCGCACACACTTGATTATATACCCTTCTGCTGCAGAGTATCAAAGtctgaactgaattaaaaagcACCGGGTGTTTTGAATTAAATCTTTAATACGTTTAGTGAGCGTTTGTTCATTTTCAGTCACCCAATTCAGCTCGGTTTCTCCCGTTTCGACAGACTGACCCTCGCTGAGTACCACGAGCAGGAAGAAATCTTCAAGCTTCGGCTCGGACACCTAAAAAAGGTCAGTCGTAGAGTAAAGTTGCAGAAAGCATCAGAGATCTATAATTCAGGAGGGAGAATCTGTAAATAGACCTACTAAAGGTGGTCCACTCCACAATTTGGTCTTTACAGAAG includes:
- the LOC114147110 gene encoding serine/threonine-protein kinase tousled-like 1-B isoform X1; translation: MSVQSNSGSGGGSLEATPSWSQLSSSPTISQQHITATAKSREGAMEELHSLDPRRQELLEARFTGTVSGNTGGSTGSASGGAKGLANESSNHSYGSLGSSSDKESENSDLKRGSSPAYSTPEKKHSESSRGRKRKADTYSESSQGKTSTRGPKISDFFDFQGGNGSSPVRGLPSARRSPQSSQSAPGLIIRQNSSSPTSLCFAEHSLKASLSKCVQTELTGLKLAALESNKSLDLEKKEGRIDDLLRANCDLRRQIDEQQKLLEKYKERLNKCITMSKKLLIEKSTQEKQSSREKSMRDRLRLGHFTTVRHGASYTEQWTDGYAFQNLIKQQESINQQREDIERQRKLLAKRKPPNPASPSLSVASTSEPKQRKTKVVNGNDSDPFLKPSLPQLLTLAEYHEQEEIFKLRLGHLKKEEAEIQAELERLERVRNLHIRELKRINNEDSSAFKDHPTLNERYLLLHLLGRGGFSEVYKAFDLFEQRYAAVKIHQLNKNWREEKKENYHKHACREYRIHKQLDHPRIVKLYDYFSLDTDTFCTVLEFCEGNDLDFYLKQNKLMSEKEARSIVMQIVSALRYLNEIKPPIIHYDLKPGNILLVDGTACGEIKITDFGLSKIMDDDNYGVDGMDLTSQGAGTYWYLPPECFVVGKEPPKISNKVDVWSVGVIFFQCLYGRKPFGHNQSQQDILQENTILKATEVQFPAKPQASTEAKAFIRRCLAYRKEDRFDVHQLCSDSYLLPHMRRSNSSGSLQPTASTLPTF
- the LOC114147110 gene encoding serine/threonine-protein kinase tousled-like 1-B isoform X4, with the protein product MSVQSNSGSGGGSLEATPSWSQLSSSPTISQQHITATAKSREGAMEELHSLDPRRQELLEARFTGTVSGNTGGSTGSASGGAKGLANESSNHSYGSLGSSSDKESETPEKKHSESSRGRKRKADTYSESSQGKTSTRGPKISDFFDGGNGSSPVRGLPSARRSPQSSQSAPGLIIRQNSSSPTSLCFAEHSLKASLSKCVQTELTGLKLAALESNKSLDLEKKEGRIDDLLRANCDLRRQIDEQQKLLEKYKERLNKCITMSKKLLIEKSTQEKQSSREKSMRDRLRLGHFTTVRHGASYTEQWTDGYAFQNLIKQQESINQQREDIERQRKLLAKRKPPNPASPSLSVASTSEPKQRKTKVVNGNDSDPFLKPSLPQLLTLAEYHEQEEIFKLRLGHLKKEEAEIQAELERLERVRNLHIRELKRINNEDSSAFKDHPTLNERYLLLHLLGRGGFSEVYKAFDLFEQRYAAVKIHQLNKNWREEKKENYHKHACREYRIHKQLDHPRIVKLYDYFSLDTDTFCTVLEFCEGNDLDFYLKQNKLMSEKEARSIVMQIVSALRYLNEIKPPIIHYDLKPGNILLVDGTACGEIKITDFGLSKIMDDDNYGVDGMDLTSQGAGTYWYLPPECFVVGKEPPKISNKVDVWSVGVIFFQCLYGRKPFGHNQSQQDILQENTILKATEVQFPAKPQASTEAKAFIRRCLAYRKEDRFDVHQLCSDSYLLPHMRRSNSSGSLQPTASTLPTF
- the LOC114147110 gene encoding serine/threonine-protein kinase tousled-like 1-B isoform X2, producing MSVQSNSGSGGGSLEATPSWSQLSSSPTISQQHITATAKSREGAMEELHSLDPRRQELLEARFTGTVSGNTGGSTGSASGGAKGLANESSNHSYGSLGSSSDKESENSDLKRGSSPAYSTPEKKHSESSRGRKRKADTYSESSQGKTSTRGPKISDFFDGGNGSSPVRGLPSARRSPQSSQSAPGLIIRQNSSSPTSLCFAEHSLKASLSKCVQTELTGLKLAALESNKSLDLEKKEGRIDDLLRANCDLRRQIDEQQKLLEKYKERLNKCITMSKKLLIEKSTQEKQSSREKSMRDRLRLGHFTTVRHGASYTEQWTDGYAFQNLIKQQESINQQREDIERQRKLLAKRKPPNPASPSLSVASTSEPKQRKTKVVNGNDSDPFLKPSLPQLLTLAEYHEQEEIFKLRLGHLKKEEAEIQAELERLERVRNLHIRELKRINNEDSSAFKDHPTLNERYLLLHLLGRGGFSEVYKAFDLFEQRYAAVKIHQLNKNWREEKKENYHKHACREYRIHKQLDHPRIVKLYDYFSLDTDTFCTVLEFCEGNDLDFYLKQNKLMSEKEARSIVMQIVSALRYLNEIKPPIIHYDLKPGNILLVDGTACGEIKITDFGLSKIMDDDNYGVDGMDLTSQGAGTYWYLPPECFVVGKEPPKISNKVDVWSVGVIFFQCLYGRKPFGHNQSQQDILQENTILKATEVQFPAKPQASTEAKAFIRRCLAYRKEDRFDVHQLCSDSYLLPHMRRSNSSGSLQPTASTLPTF
- the LOC114147110 gene encoding serine/threonine-protein kinase tousled-like 1-B isoform X3; amino-acid sequence: MSVQSNSGSGGGSLEATPSWSQLSSSPTISQQHITATAKSREGAMEELHSLDPRRQELLEARFTGTVSGNTGGSTGSASGGAKGLANESSNHSYGSLGSSSDKESETPEKKHSESSRGRKRKADTYSESSQGKTSTRGPKISDFFDFQGGNGSSPVRGLPSARRSPQSSQSAPGLIIRQNSSSPTSLCFAEHSLKASLSKCVQTELTGLKLAALESNKSLDLEKKEGRIDDLLRANCDLRRQIDEQQKLLEKYKERLNKCITMSKKLLIEKSTQEKQSSREKSMRDRLRLGHFTTVRHGASYTEQWTDGYAFQNLIKQQESINQQREDIERQRKLLAKRKPPNPASPSLSVASTSEPKQRKTKVVNGNDSDPFLKPSLPQLLTLAEYHEQEEIFKLRLGHLKKEEAEIQAELERLERVRNLHIRELKRINNEDSSAFKDHPTLNERYLLLHLLGRGGFSEVYKAFDLFEQRYAAVKIHQLNKNWREEKKENYHKHACREYRIHKQLDHPRIVKLYDYFSLDTDTFCTVLEFCEGNDLDFYLKQNKLMSEKEARSIVMQIVSALRYLNEIKPPIIHYDLKPGNILLVDGTACGEIKITDFGLSKIMDDDNYGVDGMDLTSQGAGTYWYLPPECFVVGKEPPKISNKVDVWSVGVIFFQCLYGRKPFGHNQSQQDILQENTILKATEVQFPAKPQASTEAKAFIRRCLAYRKEDRFDVHQLCSDSYLLPHMRRSNSSGSLQPTASTLPTF
- the LOC114147110 gene encoding serine/threonine-protein kinase tousled-like 1-B isoform X5 → MEELHSLDPRRQELLEARFTGTVSGNTGGSTGSASGGAKGLANESSNHSYGSLGSSSDKESENSDLKRGSSPAYSTPEKKHSESSRGRKRKADTYSESSQGKTSTRGPKISDFFDFQGGNGSSPVRGLPSARRSPQSSQSAPGLIIRQNSSSPTSLCFAEHSLKASLSKCVQTELTGLKLAALESNKSLDLEKKEGRIDDLLRANCDLRRQIDEQQKLLEKYKERLNKCITMSKKLLIEKSTQEKQSSREKSMRDRLRLGHFTTVRHGASYTEQWTDGYAFQNLIKQQESINQQREDIERQRKLLAKRKPPNPASPSLSVASTSEPKQRKTKVVNGNDSDPFLKPSLPQLLTLAEYHEQEEIFKLRLGHLKKEEAEIQAELERLERVRNLHIRELKRINNEDSSAFKDHPTLNERYLLLHLLGRGGFSEVYKAFDLFEQRYAAVKIHQLNKNWREEKKENYHKHACREYRIHKQLDHPRIVKLYDYFSLDTDTFCTVLEFCEGNDLDFYLKQNKLMSEKEARSIVMQIVSALRYLNEIKPPIIHYDLKPGNILLVDGTACGEIKITDFGLSKIMDDDNYGVDGMDLTSQGAGTYWYLPPECFVVGKEPPKISNKVDVWSVGVIFFQCLYGRKPFGHNQSQQDILQENTILKATEVQFPAKPQASTEAKAFIRRCLAYRKEDRFDVHQLCSDSYLLPHMRRSNSSGSLQPTASTLPTF